Proteins co-encoded in one Marmota flaviventris isolate mMarFla1 chromosome 9, mMarFla1.hap1, whole genome shotgun sequence genomic window:
- the Scn4b gene encoding sodium channel regulatory subunit beta-4 codes for MSRAGDRGKALARWLGTGLLGLLLLPMSLSLEVSVGKATTIYAVNGTEILLPCTFSSCFGFENLRFWWTYNSTDIFKLLIDGTVKNEKSDPRVKLKGDDRITLEGTTKEKMNNISILLRSLEFSDTGKYTCHVKNPKENDLQHQATIFLQVVDKLEEVDNTVTLIILAVVGGVIGLLIFILLLKKFITFVLKKTREKKKECLVSSSGNDNTENGLPGSKAEEKPPTKV; via the exons ATGTCCCGGGCTGGAGACCGAGGCAAAGCCCTGGCGAGATGGCTGGGCACTGGGCTTTTGG gtctcctcctgctccccaTGTCCCTGTCACTGGAGGTGTCTGTGGGAAAGGCCACTACCATCTATGCTGTCAATGGCACGGAGATCCTGCTGCCCTGCACCTTCTCCAGCTGCTTTGGCTTCGAGAACCTCCGCTTCTGGTGGACCTACAATAGCACTGATATATTCAAGCTT CTCATAGATGGAACTGTGAAGAATGAGAAGTCCGACCCTAGGGTGAAGTTGAAAGGTGATGACCGCATCACTCTGGAGGGCACCACTAAGGAGAAGATGAACAACATTTCCATTCTGCTGAGGAGCCTGGAGTTCAGCGACACGGGCAAATATACCTGTCATGTGAAAAACCCCAAGGAGAATGACCTGCAGCACCAGGCCACCATCTTCCTCCAAGTTGTTGATAAAT TGGAAGAAGTGGACAACACAGTGACACTCATCATCCTGGCCGTGGTGGGTGGAGTCATTGGACTCCTCATCTTCATCTTGCTGCTAAAGAAGTTCATCACTTTTGTCCTCAAGAAGACCCGGGAGAAAAA gaAGGAGTGTCTTGTGAGTTCCTCCGGGAATGACAACACGGAGAACGGGTTgcctggctccaaggcagaagaGAAACCACCCACAAAAGTCTGA